The following are from one region of the Hyphomicrobium album genome:
- the dusA gene encoding tRNA dihydrouridine(20/20a) synthase DusA produces the protein MFSSVSTERTGKSVFYQPHRFCVAPMMDWTDRHCRAFHRQLTRHALLFTEMVTAPAILHGDRQRLLGMSGEGEHPVALQLGGSDPAALAEAAAIGEGFGYDEINFNVGCPSDRVQEGRFGACLMAEPELVAQCVARMQARVKVPVTVKCRIGIDDQDSEGDLQRFIDVVAPAGCRTFIVHARKAWLQGLSPKQNREIPPLDYARVYRLKAARPELTIVINGGIATLEEAAAHLAHVDGVMLGRAAYQTPYILAEVDRRFFDPGAKVSTRREAIEGIYPYVERHLASGGRLNNIVRHVLGLYHGVPRARLFRRHLSENAPRSAAGLATLLEAVAIAEASNPQLAAAE, from the coding sequence ATGTTCTCGTCCGTGAGCACTGAGAGAACAGGTAAATCCGTGTTTTATCAGCCGCATAGGTTCTGTGTCGCTCCTATGATGGATTGGACGGACCGGCATTGCCGGGCCTTCCACCGCCAGCTCACGCGGCATGCGCTGCTCTTCACCGAGATGGTCACCGCGCCGGCGATCCTGCACGGCGACCGCCAGCGGCTGCTCGGCATGAGTGGCGAGGGGGAGCACCCCGTGGCGCTGCAACTCGGCGGTTCCGATCCTGCTGCGCTGGCCGAGGCTGCCGCGATCGGCGAGGGGTTCGGCTATGACGAGATCAACTTCAACGTCGGCTGCCCGTCGGACCGCGTGCAGGAGGGCCGCTTCGGCGCTTGCCTGATGGCGGAGCCCGAGCTCGTTGCGCAGTGCGTCGCGCGCATGCAGGCGCGCGTCAAGGTTCCGGTCACCGTCAAGTGCCGCATCGGCATCGACGACCAGGACAGCGAGGGCGACCTGCAGCGCTTCATCGACGTCGTCGCGCCTGCCGGCTGCCGGACCTTCATCGTGCATGCGCGCAAGGCATGGCTACAGGGCCTGTCGCCGAAGCAGAATCGCGAGATCCCGCCGCTCGACTACGCGCGCGTCTACCGCCTCAAGGCCGCGCGTCCCGAGCTGACCATCGTGATCAACGGGGGCATCGCCACGCTGGAAGAGGCGGCTGCGCATCTCGCCCATGTCGACGGCGTGATGCTCGGCCGCGCCGCATATCAAACTCCTTACATTCTTGCCGAGGTGGATCGCCGCTTCTTCGATCCCGGCGCCAAGGTGTCGACGCGCCGCGAGGCAATCGAAGGCATCTATCCGTACGTCGAGCGCCACCTGGCTTCGGGCGGTCGCCTCAACAACATCGTGCGCCACGTGCTCGGCCTCTATCACGGCGTGCCGCGCGCCCGCCTGTTCCGCCGCCACCTGAGCGAGAACGCGCCACGTTCGGCCGCCGGGCTCGCGACGCTCCTCGAGGCGGTCGCCATCGCCGAGGCGTCCAATCCTCAGCTCGCCGCGGCCGAATAG
- a CDS encoding sulfite exporter TauE/SafE family protein: MEIGLPAGELALLIVALLVAGVVAGFLAGLLGIGGGGVLVPVLYEVFRVLDVDESVRMHLVLGTTLAIILPTSLKSFAGHRARGTVDMALLNRVAPWIVAGVVLGTLTVKASSGDVLKWVWVVAAGLIAIKMAFGREDWRLADHLPPSPWPQFGALLIGIVSTLMSIGGATFVVPLLTLYGQSIITAVSTASGVGPLIALPGVIGFAWAGWDASGLPPLSIGYVNLLGMAIVAPLSVWAAPYGVRVAHRIPRRTLELAFAAFLGSIAIRFLIDLLW, from the coding sequence ATGGAGATCGGCCTGCCGGCGGGCGAACTCGCGCTGCTCATTGTCGCGCTGCTGGTGGCCGGCGTCGTTGCGGGCTTTCTCGCCGGACTGCTTGGCATTGGCGGCGGCGGCGTGCTGGTGCCGGTGCTTTACGAGGTCTTCCGCGTGCTCGACGTCGACGAGAGCGTGCGCATGCACCTGGTGCTCGGCACCACGCTCGCCATCATCCTGCCGACGTCGCTCAAGTCGTTCGCCGGCCACCGCGCGCGCGGCACAGTGGACATGGCACTCCTGAATCGCGTGGCGCCATGGATCGTCGCCGGAGTTGTTCTCGGCACCCTCACCGTGAAGGCGTCGAGCGGCGACGTGTTGAAGTGGGTGTGGGTGGTGGCGGCCGGCCTGATCGCCATCAAGATGGCGTTCGGGCGCGAGGACTGGCGCCTGGCCGATCACCTGCCGCCATCTCCCTGGCCGCAGTTCGGCGCCTTGCTGATCGGTATCGTCTCGACGCTGATGAGCATCGGCGGGGCGACGTTTGTAGTTCCGCTGCTGACGCTCTACGGCCAATCGATCATCACCGCCGTATCGACGGCCAGCGGCGTGGGGCCGCTGATTGCCCTCCCCGGCGTCATCGGCTTCGCCTGGGCCGGGTGGGACGCAAGCGGGCTACCGCCCTTGTCGATTGGCTACGTCAATCTGCTCGGCATGGCGATCGTCGCGCCGTTGAGTGTGTGGGCGGCGCCGTACGGCGTGCGCGTGGCGCATCGCATTCCGCGCCGCACGCTGGAGCTGGCGTTCGCCGCCTTCCTCGGCAGCATCGCGATCCGCTTCCTGATCGATCTCTTGTGGTGA
- a CDS encoding CHASE2 domain-containing protein produces the protein MTVASAEHQRAGKFPTYSLLACIAAAVAALALFYQPLRSKLDKIEYWTADWRTVLLADSTPDKHPRIVLVLFDPATFKGNIVSPIPRDDHARLLRTIAAMQPAAIGLDFYFVASQGPERDQAMLDALHEIDRPVVLGGVDSHTDEFDKDHFAYQKQFLSEAGRPAGYLALDYGPGHVVRRTSPPVADSPFQESFARQVALAAKAELAGPGTSSESTRIAWLVGPDRDTTPFFRISAKELLGDSSEARRAEIAQRVKGNIVLTGIAMPNSDLHDTSLSVWTDSKMLGALVHAHILAQLLDGRYYYELAGPARSALLAGIGVAGLLLAWVLGEKRASLLNLGLATAVLVGIDALCYAGFRVVLPFTLMLYVWFIGALAGRHLRKLFLWAQARANPVAQTV, from the coding sequence GTGACGGTCGCATCAGCCGAGCACCAACGGGCGGGCAAGTTCCCGACCTACTCCCTGCTCGCCTGCATCGCGGCGGCCGTGGCGGCGCTCGCCCTCTTCTATCAGCCGCTGCGCTCGAAGCTCGACAAGATCGAATACTGGACGGCCGATTGGCGCACAGTGCTGCTGGCCGACAGTACACCTGACAAGCATCCACGCATCGTCCTCGTCCTTTTCGACCCCGCGACATTCAAGGGCAATATCGTCTCGCCCATCCCGCGCGACGATCACGCGCGGCTCTTGCGCACCATCGCGGCGATGCAGCCCGCCGCCATCGGCCTCGACTTCTACTTCGTCGCCTCGCAGGGACCCGAGCGCGACCAGGCGATGCTCGACGCGCTGCACGAGATCGACCGGCCGGTGGTTTTAGGCGGCGTCGATAGCCACACCGACGAGTTCGACAAGGATCACTTCGCCTATCAGAAGCAGTTCCTCTCCGAAGCCGGACGTCCCGCAGGATACCTGGCACTCGACTATGGGCCGGGCCACGTGGTGCGGCGAACCTCTCCTCCGGTTGCCGATTCCCCATTCCAGGAAAGCTTCGCGCGCCAAGTCGCGCTCGCGGCCAAGGCCGAGCTTGCCGGGCCTGGTACATCGTCGGAGTCGACGCGCATTGCCTGGCTCGTCGGACCCGACCGCGACACGACACCCTTCTTTCGGATATCGGCCAAGGAGCTGCTCGGCGACAGCAGCGAGGCACGGCGCGCCGAGATCGCCCAGCGCGTCAAGGGCAACATCGTGCTCACCGGCATCGCCATGCCGAACTCCGACCTGCACGACACGTCCCTGTCGGTGTGGACCGACAGCAAGATGCTCGGCGCTCTGGTGCACGCGCACATCCTCGCCCAGCTGCTCGACGGCCGCTACTACTACGAGCTAGCGGGGCCGGCACGCTCAGCGCTGCTCGCCGGGATTGGGGTGGCCGGTCTGCTGCTCGCCTGGGTGCTGGGTGAGAAGCGCGCTTCTTTGCTCAACCTCGGTCTCGCCACCGCAGTTCTCGTCGGCATCGACGCCCTTTGCTATGCGGGCTTCCGGGTCGTGCTGCCGTTTACACTCATGCTGTATGTCTGGTTCATCGGCGCCCTCGCCGGCAGACACTTGCGCAAGCTCTTCCTGTGGGCGCAGGCGCGCGCCAACCCCGTGGCGCAGACCGTCTGA
- a CDS encoding phosphomannomutase/phosphoglucomutase, with translation MLPTPRADLKPNTADFERLPLVKPTGFREYDARWLFPQEINLLGLTAVGLGMATLFAERGVKKRLVTGHDYRSYSASVKQALINGLLAGGCEVHDIGLALSPMAYFAQFDLDVEGVAMVTASHNDNGWTGIKMGMARPLTFGPDEMSRLKEIVLTGAFKPADGGRLIFVDDMAQRYIKALADRPKLKRKLKVVAACGNGTAGAFAPQVLEAVGCEVVPLDTELDYNFPRYNPNPEDMEMLHAMAEAVVKHKADVGFGFDGDGDRCGVVDNEGHEIFADTVGVMLARDISARHKDAVFIADVKSTGLFVTDPVLNANGAKTLYWKTGHSYMKRYTFEQKALVGFEKSGHFFFQPPLGRGYDDGLVAALAVCDMLDRAPGKTIADLRRELPKTYQSPTMSPHCDDEKKYGVVDRVVEHYQKLAADSGKIAGQKIRDLVTVNGIRVTLEDGTWGLVRASSNKPELVVVVESPTSEANMKAIFADIDALLSRFPEVGAYNQKIMA, from the coding sequence ATGCTGCCCACACCGCGCGCCGATCTAAAACCCAATACTGCCGACTTCGAGCGTTTGCCGCTGGTGAAGCCGACCGGCTTCCGCGAGTACGACGCGCGCTGGCTGTTCCCGCAGGAGATCAATCTCCTCGGCCTCACGGCGGTGGGCCTCGGGATGGCGACGCTGTTCGCCGAGCGCGGCGTCAAGAAGCGGCTCGTCACCGGCCACGACTACCGCTCGTACTCGGCCTCCGTGAAACAGGCGCTGATCAACGGCCTGCTGGCCGGCGGCTGCGAGGTGCACGACATCGGCCTCGCCCTGTCACCCATGGCCTACTTCGCTCAATTTGATCTGGACGTCGAAGGCGTCGCAATGGTCACCGCCTCGCACAACGACAACGGGTGGACCGGCATCAAGATGGGCATGGCACGCCCCCTCACCTTCGGCCCCGACGAGATGAGCCGCCTGAAGGAGATCGTGCTGACGGGGGCGTTCAAGCCGGCCGACGGCGGGCGCCTAATTTTCGTCGACGATATGGCCCAGCGCTACATCAAGGCGCTGGCCGACAGGCCGAAACTGAAGCGCAAGCTGAAGGTCGTCGCGGCGTGCGGCAATGGCACCGCCGGCGCCTTTGCCCCGCAGGTGCTCGAGGCGGTCGGCTGCGAGGTCGTGCCGCTCGACACGGAGCTCGACTACAACTTTCCGCGCTACAATCCCAATCCGGAAGACATGGAAATGCTGCACGCCATGGCCGAGGCCGTGGTGAAGCACAAGGCCGACGTCGGCTTCGGCTTCGACGGCGACGGCGACCGCTGCGGCGTCGTCGACAACGAGGGGCACGAGATCTTCGCCGACACCGTCGGCGTGATGCTGGCGCGCGATATTTCCGCTCGCCACAAGGACGCGGTTTTCATCGCCGACGTGAAGTCGACGGGCCTCTTTGTCACCGATCCGGTGCTCAACGCCAACGGCGCCAAGACGCTCTACTGGAAGACCGGCCACTCGTACATGAAGCGCTACACCTTCGAGCAGAAGGCGCTCGTCGGCTTCGAGAAGAGCGGCCACTTCTTCTTCCAGCCGCCGCTCGGCCGCGGATACGACGACGGCCTCGTTGCCGCGCTCGCCGTGTGCGACATGCTCGACCGCGCGCCCGGCAAGACCATCGCGGACCTGAGGCGCGAGCTGCCGAAGACCTACCAGTCGCCGACCATGTCGCCGCACTGCGATGACGAGAAGAAGTACGGCGTCGTCGACCGCGTCGTCGAGCACTACCAGAAGCTCGCCGCCGACAGCGGCAAGATCGCCGGTCAGAAGATCCGCGATCTCGTCACCGTCAACGGCATCCGCGTCACGCTCGAGGACGGCACGTGGGGTCTGGTGCGCGCCTCCTCCAACAAGCCGGAGCTGGTGGTGGTCGTCGAGAGCCCGACGTCGGAGGCGAACATGAAGGCGATCTTCGCCGACATCGACGCCCTGCTGTCGCGCTTCCCCGAGGTCGGCGCCTACAATCAAAAGATTATGGCGTAG
- a CDS encoding retropepsin-like aspartic protease family protein has product MAWTSGNKQLVRETISWGVIAVVAVAAISHFETLKTGAEQMLGLPTPKDVAEARQTIPTPPAAKRASSDSVVEIEAERNGHFNTEADINGRSIPVMIDTGATMVVLSYEDAERAGLLLTDKDFTRSVSTANGVARVAPVTLDRVSIGNITVRDVPAAVAESGRLRVSLLGMTFLSRLSRFDMRSGRLVLQE; this is encoded by the coding sequence ATGGCTTGGACGTCCGGCAATAAGCAGCTAGTGCGCGAAACGATCAGTTGGGGCGTCATCGCCGTCGTCGCCGTCGCTGCAATTTCGCACTTCGAGACCTTGAAGACCGGCGCCGAGCAAATGCTCGGCCTGCCGACGCCGAAGGACGTCGCCGAGGCGCGTCAAACCATTCCTACCCCACCGGCCGCCAAGCGGGCCAGCAGCGATAGCGTTGTCGAGATCGAGGCGGAGCGGAACGGTCACTTCAATACCGAGGCCGACATCAATGGCCGGTCCATCCCGGTGATGATCGATACCGGCGCCACCATGGTGGTGCTCTCCTATGAGGATGCGGAACGTGCCGGCCTCTTGCTGACGGACAAAGATTTCACGCGCTCCGTCTCCACCGCTAACGGAGTGGCCCGCGTCGCTCCTGTGACCCTCGACCGCGTCTCGATCGGTAACATCACGGTTCGCGACGTGCCCGCCGCGGTAGCGGAATCGGGGCGACTTAGAGTGTCCTTGCTGGGCATGACTTTCCTGTCTCGATTGTCGCGGTTCGACATGCGCTCAGGCCGCCTCGTGCTGCAGGAATAG
- a CDS encoding retropepsin-like aspartic protease family protein has product MKAWFVLALLVGAGVLLLSRGGGLELLSDLGTGELVSIGVGVLLVTLYVVSLFNDERTRPLQAVRYILVWLAIGFALIAGYSYREELSTVVGRVGGELLPSGQVVSVESGEEGEKAVRVRRRLDGHYSVRAAVNGQSMTLMVDTGATSVVLKPADAERAGINLDELAYTTPIDTANGTTYAAAVRLKSLAIGPLVVHNIEALVARPGSIKENLLGMSFLRRLRSYEFSKDYLTLRG; this is encoded by the coding sequence ATGAAAGCCTGGTTCGTCCTCGCCTTGCTGGTCGGCGCCGGCGTGCTTCTTTTGTCGCGCGGCGGTGGCCTTGAGCTGTTGTCCGACCTCGGCACCGGCGAGCTCGTCTCCATCGGCGTCGGCGTCCTGCTCGTGACACTCTACGTCGTCAGCCTGTTCAACGACGAGCGCACGCGGCCGTTACAGGCCGTGCGCTACATTCTCGTATGGCTGGCCATCGGCTTCGCTCTCATCGCCGGCTACTCCTATCGCGAGGAGCTGTCGACGGTCGTCGGCCGCGTCGGCGGCGAACTTCTCCCGTCCGGACAGGTCGTATCGGTGGAGTCAGGCGAAGAAGGCGAAAAGGCCGTTCGCGTTCGCCGCCGGCTGGACGGGCACTATTCGGTGCGGGCTGCCGTCAACGGCCAATCCATGACGCTCATGGTCGACACCGGCGCGACGTCGGTCGTGCTGAAGCCGGCCGATGCGGAGCGAGCGGGCATCAACCTTGACGAGCTCGCCTACACGACGCCCATCGACACCGCCAACGGCACAACCTATGCGGCGGCCGTCCGCCTCAAGTCGTTGGCGATCGGTCCGCTCGTCGTGCACAACATCGAAGCGCTCGTGGCGCGTCCCGGGAGCATTAAGGAAAACTTGCTCGGTATGAGTTTCTTAAGGCGTTTGCGGTCCTATGAGTTCTCCAAGGACTACTTGACGCTGAGGGGCTAA
- a CDS encoding DUF1289 domain-containing protein, giving the protein MSDIQTEPVIESPCVNICDIDRPSGLCRGCGRTLAEIARWSSLTGGERRQIMAELPDRLAARFGGDG; this is encoded by the coding sequence GTGAGCGACATCCAGACCGAACCCGTGATCGAATCTCCCTGCGTCAATATTTGCGACATCGACCGCCCGAGTGGCCTTTGCCGCGGCTGCGGGCGCACGCTCGCCGAGATCGCCCGTTGGTCGTCACTGACGGGAGGTGAGCGCCGCCAGATCATGGCCGAGCTACCGGACCGGCTCGCTGCGCGTTTCGGGGGTGACGGCTGA
- a CDS encoding sensor histidine kinase: MSAIPEEVARRRSREYARTRASNDLRETRARLAAGTSLKPEFEYELLTMFVRNELGAAVTMPALYALFALACMFWAPTVDAVIWLVIVIAAKVVLLDQGRRFLLAPPSQVNVRAWRRRFVIAELFSGLALACFALVGVRETLGASTEMIFSSHVFIFATLIVVLAIRTMFAASIPSILYAGTVPMTIAVVARLLLLDNSFYFALATMAVGIYLYFLFLARGLRSTALSMLEYRTEKDALIAELEEQKSVSDDARRRAETANTAKSKFLATMSHELRTPLNAILGFSEVMKSEMFGPIENPKYQEYVGNILESGKHLLHLINEILDLTRIESGRYELHEEPLRLADVIDECHRLLKLRADAKGIEVSEEASAELPVVWADQRAMRQICLNLMSNALKFTPKGGRIVLSVGATPDGGQFLSVRDTGPGIPADEIPKVLQAFGQGTLAHQTAEGGAGLGLAIVQNLIELHGGSLDLQSELRKGTDAKVVLPGFRVLRAMVPLQPLGQETHRARGTSPRPARQARLRARGGRDGGSDAAAPG, from the coding sequence ATGAGCGCCATACCTGAGGAAGTCGCGCGCCGGCGCAGCCGCGAGTACGCCCGCACGCGCGCCTCCAACGACCTGAGGGAAACGCGCGCCCGCCTCGCTGCCGGCACGTCGCTCAAGCCCGAGTTCGAGTACGAGCTCCTCACTATGTTCGTGCGCAACGAGCTCGGCGCCGCCGTCACCATGCCGGCGCTCTATGCGTTGTTTGCACTCGCCTGCATGTTTTGGGCGCCCACGGTCGATGCCGTCATCTGGCTGGTCATCGTTATCGCCGCCAAGGTCGTGCTGCTCGACCAAGGACGCCGGTTCCTGTTGGCGCCGCCTTCGCAGGTCAACGTGCGCGCCTGGCGGCGCCGCTTCGTCATCGCCGAGCTGTTCAGCGGCCTGGCGCTTGCCTGCTTCGCCCTCGTCGGGGTGCGCGAGACGCTCGGCGCGTCGACCGAGATGATCTTCTCGTCGCACGTCTTCATCTTCGCCACGCTCATCGTCGTGCTCGCCATCCGCACCATGTTCGCTGCGAGCATTCCCTCGATCCTCTACGCCGGCACCGTGCCGATGACGATTGCCGTCGTCGCCCGTCTGCTGCTGCTCGACAACTCGTTCTATTTCGCGCTCGCTACCATGGCGGTGGGCATCTACCTCTACTTCCTGTTCCTCGCCCGCGGACTGCGGTCGACGGCGCTATCGATGCTCGAGTACCGCACCGAGAAGGACGCGCTCATCGCCGAGCTCGAAGAGCAGAAGTCCGTTTCCGACGATGCGCGGCGCCGCGCCGAGACGGCCAACACCGCCAAGTCGAAGTTCCTCGCCACGATGAGCCACGAGCTGCGCACGCCCCTCAACGCCATCCTGGGATTCTCCGAGGTGATGAAGTCGGAGATGTTCGGCCCGATCGAGAATCCGAAGTACCAGGAGTACGTCGGCAACATCCTCGAGAGCGGCAAGCACCTCCTCCACCTCATCAACGAGATCCTCGATCTGACGCGTATCGAATCCGGGCGCTATGAGCTGCACGAGGAACCGCTGCGGCTCGCCGACGTCATCGACGAGTGCCACCGGTTGTTGAAACTGCGGGCCGACGCCAAGGGCATCGAGGTCAGCGAGGAGGCGAGCGCCGAGTTGCCGGTCGTCTGGGCCGATCAGCGCGCCATGCGCCAGATCTGCCTCAACCTCATGTCGAACGCGTTGAAATTCACCCCCAAAGGCGGCCGGATTGTCTTGAGTGTGGGCGCCACGCCGGATGGGGGACAGTTCCTGTCCGTGCGCGACACCGGTCCAGGCATTCCAGCCGACGAGATTCCCAAGGTGCTGCAGGCGTTCGGGCAAGGCACGCTCGCCCACCAGACGGCGGAAGGTGGCGCGGGGCTCGGTTTGGCGATCGTGCAGAACCTCATCGAGCTGCACGGCGGCAGCCTCGACTTGCAATCGGAGCTGCGCAAAGGCACCGACGCGAAGGTGGTGCTACCCGGGTTTCGCGTGCTGCGCGCCATGGTCCCTCTCCAGCCGCTAGGGCAGGAGACCCATCGCGCCAGAGGCACCTCCCCGCGCCCAGCGCGTCAGGCGCGCCTGCGTGCGAGAGGCGGACGCGACGGCGGCAGCGACGCGGCCGCGCCCGGCTAA
- a CDS encoding MBL fold metallo-hydrolase: MKLTVVGSGDAFGSGGRLQTCFHVALGSDEILIDCGATALIGLQRLGLDPNRVSKIFVSHLHGDHFGGLIWFLLHAHYVSRRTAPLTIIGPAGIAQRFAAAAEALFPNSMQIERRFEMRFLEHADRVPMEIDGVRVTPFEVSHPCGAPPYALRLEWGGKVLAFSGDTKWVDSLLPAAQGADLFITECFTFTVPSGYHMAWTDIEPNLDRLDARRVLLTHMGPEMLANMHHAKGTRVMLAEDGMRLEV, translated from the coding sequence ATGAAGCTCACCGTTGTCGGCTCGGGTGACGCCTTCGGCTCAGGCGGGCGTCTGCAGACCTGCTTCCACGTGGCGCTGGGCAGCGATGAAATTCTCATCGACTGCGGGGCCACGGCGCTGATCGGCCTGCAGCGGCTCGGGCTCGATCCCAACCGAGTTTCGAAGATCTTCGTCTCGCACCTGCACGGTGACCACTTCGGCGGCCTCATCTGGTTCCTGCTGCACGCCCACTACGTGAGCCGGCGCACCGCCCCGCTGACGATCATCGGTCCGGCGGGGATCGCGCAGCGGTTCGCCGCGGCCGCCGAAGCGCTGTTTCCGAATTCGATGCAGATCGAGCGGCGCTTCGAGATGCGGTTCCTGGAGCACGCCGACCGCGTGCCGATGGAGATCGACGGCGTGCGCGTCACGCCGTTCGAGGTGTCCCACCCGTGCGGCGCCCCGCCGTACGCGCTGAGGCTGGAGTGGGGCGGCAAGGTCCTCGCCTTCTCGGGTGACACCAAGTGGGTCGATAGTTTGCTGCCGGCCGCCCAGGGCGCCGACCTGTTCATCACCGAGTGCTTCACCTTTACGGTGCCGAGCGGCTACCACATGGCGTGGACCGACATCGAGCCCAACCTCGACCGGCTCGACGCGCGCCGGGTGCTGCTGACGCATATGGGGCCGGAGATGCTGGCCAACATGCATCACGCCAAGGGGACCCGGGTGATGCTTGCCGAGGATGGCATGCGGCTCGAGGTCTGA